One stretch of Bacillus thermozeamaize DNA includes these proteins:
- a CDS encoding stage V sporulation protein AC yields the protein MSHKKKKKMTPTQQKYHVFAKGREPHRPVFLNCVKAFVVGGTISLIGQGISTFYMTFFNFTERTAGDPTVATLIFLSALLTGLGVYDRLGQWSGAGSAIPVTGFANTIASAAIDYRTEGFVLGVGGNMFKLAGSVIVFGVFSAFVVAMLKTIWLTWVVGGAGG from the coding sequence ATGTCCCACAAGAAAAAGAAAAAAATGACTCCTACCCAGCAAAAATATCACGTTTTTGCGAAGGGGAGAGAACCTCACCGGCCGGTTTTCCTCAACTGTGTCAAAGCGTTTGTTGTCGGTGGCACCATTTCTTTGATCGGTCAGGGGATCTCCACCTTTTATATGACCTTTTTCAACTTCACGGAAAGGACGGCCGGCGATCCGACCGTGGCCACCTTGATCTTTCTCTCTGCATTATTGACGGGGTTGGGAGTATATGACCGGCTTGGCCAATGGTCAGGGGCCGGTTCTGCCATTCCGGTGACCGGGTTTGCCAACACCATTGCCTCGGCCGCGATTGACTATCGGACGGAGGGGTTTGTCCTGGGGGTCGGCGGCAACATGTTCAAACTGGCCGGCTCGGTGATTGTCTTTGGTGTCTTTTCCGCCTTTGTCGTCGCGATGCTGAAGACGATTTGGCTGACATGGGTGGTTGGGGGTGCGGGCGGATGA
- a CDS encoding DUF1657 domain-containing protein encodes MTVGTQVKKTAVLLKGIEATIRAYAETTQHPEAKEIWSRQIPRVEEVIDQLEKRVQTLEREEPQYKGY; translated from the coding sequence ATGACTGTCGGAACCCAGGTCAAAAAGACGGCTGTCCTGCTCAAAGGGATTGAGGCGACGATTCGCGCCTACGCGGAGACCACCCAGCATCCCGAAGCCAAGGAAATCTGGTCCAGACAAATTCCGCGCGTGGAAGAGGTGATTGATCAGCTGGAAAAACGGGTTCAGACATTGGAGAGAGAGGAACCGCAGTATAAGGGATATTAG
- a CDS encoding sporulation protein, producing MRLLVCLLSAFILVSACSPQPNQKPQGGSEDKKCQEVPVRHFDQEQQAIQLARKTKGVDDAVAVQIDDQLNVALKVSNFNRLRLKSIRKETFERLEKQFPEAELHVTTDNKLYKELQEMNQKAWTNDKKKACEEKKKLKQIEEMMKG from the coding sequence ATGCGCCTGCTGGTTTGCTTGCTGTCAGCTTTCATATTGGTCAGCGCCTGTTCTCCCCAGCCCAATCAAAAACCGCAAGGTGGATCAGAAGACAAAAAGTGTCAGGAGGTGCCCGTGCGGCACTTTGATCAAGAACAACAGGCCATTCAGCTGGCCCGCAAGACGAAAGGCGTGGATGATGCGGTGGCCGTCCAAATCGACGATCAACTGAATGTGGCGTTAAAGGTCAGCAATTTTAACCGCCTGCGCCTGAAATCCATCCGAAAGGAAACATTTGAGAGGCTTGAAAAGCAATTTCCAGAAGCCGAGCTTCATGTCACGACGGATAACAAGTTGTATAAGGAACTGCAAGAAATGAATCAGAAAGCATGGACAAACGACAAGAAAAAAGCGTGTGAGGAAAAGAAAAAGTTGAAGCAAATCGAGGAAATGATGAAAGGATAA